Proteins found in one Brachypodium distachyon strain Bd21 chromosome 5, Brachypodium_distachyon_v3.0, whole genome shotgun sequence genomic segment:
- the LOC100845050 gene encoding early nodulin-like protein 1 isoform X1, giving the protein MAFHRSLSSPAASQLPQPRTPRTPPPFSPSPIQPRLQLTTTPINSLSIEPIFSFRLQEPLISIDPPALLARVCCVHAMANQLLPLAMLVALCCYGALATDFEVGGDAGWAVPPAADPAVYNHWASNNRFLLGDSVHFKYKKDSVMVVTEEEYGKCASTRPVFFSNNGDTEVRLDRAGAFYFISGVAGHCERGQRMIVRVIGPDSPPPAPPAPPTPPHPSAAAPLPAPGVLTSVAVAGAAMTFAPVILRGA; this is encoded by the exons ATGGCATTTCACCGATCTCTCTCTTCCCCCGCGGCGAGCCAATTACCTCAGCCACGTACTCCACGTACGCCCCCGCCATTCTCTCCCTCCCCGATCCAGCCGAGGCTCCAACTGACCACCACCCCTATTAATTCGCTTTCCATTGAACCCATCTTCAGTTTCCGTTTGCAGGAACCACTGATCTCGATCGATCCACCAGCTTTGCTTGCGCGCGTGTGCTGTGTGCATGCCATGGCGAACCAGCTGCTCCCCCTGGCGATGCTCGTCGCGCTCTGCTGCTACGGCGCCCTGGCCACGGACTtcgaggtcggcggcgacgccggcTGGGCCgtcccgcccgccgccgaccccgccgtctACAACCACTGGGCCTCCAACAAccgcttcctcctcggcgACAGCGTCC ATTTCAAGTACAAGAAGGACTCGGTGATGGTCGTGACGGAGGAGGAGTACGGGAAATGCGCGTCGACGCGGCccgtcttcttctccaacaaCGGCGACACGGAGGTGCGGCTCGACCGCGCCGGCGCCTTCTACTTCATCAGCGGCGTCGCGGGACACTGCGAGCGCGGCCAGCGGATGATCGTCAGGGTCATCGGCCCcgactcgccgccgccggccccgcccgcgcctcccacgccgccgcaccccagcgccgccgcgccgttgCCCGCTCCCGGCGTCCTCACGTCCGTTGCCGTTGCCGGCGCCGCGATGACCTTCGCGCCCGTCATCCTGCGTGGCGCCTGA
- the LOC100845050 gene encoding mavicyanin isoform X2, whose amino-acid sequence MANQLLPLAMLVALCCYGALATDFEVGGDAGWAVPPAADPAVYNHWASNNRFLLGDSVHFKYKKDSVMVVTEEEYGKCASTRPVFFSNNGDTEVRLDRAGAFYFISGVAGHCERGQRMIVRVIGPDSPPPAPPAPPTPPHPSAAAPLPAPGVLTSVAVAGAAMTFAPVILRGA is encoded by the exons ATGGCGAACCAGCTGCTCCCCCTGGCGATGCTCGTCGCGCTCTGCTGCTACGGCGCCCTGGCCACGGACTtcgaggtcggcggcgacgccggcTGGGCCgtcccgcccgccgccgaccccgccgtctACAACCACTGGGCCTCCAACAAccgcttcctcctcggcgACAGCGTCC ATTTCAAGTACAAGAAGGACTCGGTGATGGTCGTGACGGAGGAGGAGTACGGGAAATGCGCGTCGACGCGGCccgtcttcttctccaacaaCGGCGACACGGAGGTGCGGCTCGACCGCGCCGGCGCCTTCTACTTCATCAGCGGCGTCGCGGGACACTGCGAGCGCGGCCAGCGGATGATCGTCAGGGTCATCGGCCCcgactcgccgccgccggccccgcccgcgcctcccacgccgccgcaccccagcgccgccgcgccgttgCCCGCTCCCGGCGTCCTCACGTCCGTTGCCGTTGCCGGCGCCGCGATGACCTTCGCGCCCGTCATCCTGCGTGGCGCCTGA
- the LOC100844435 gene encoding uracil-DNA glycosylase, mitochondrial → MASSPPTAAKSIADFFVRPAKRLRSSSSTVPATTTPAASLSSSSSSAAASLSPEQRRRADTNLALARARRNLHLAKSKASGGEAKLEELLVEETWLEALPGELRKPYALELCRFVAQERLHGKVPVYPPPHLVFHALHSTPFDNVKAVIIGQDPYHGPGQAMGLSFSVPEGIKIPSSLTNIFKELHKDLGCTVPSHGNLERWAVQGVLMLNTVLTVREHQANSHAKKGWEQFTDAVIKTISQKKSGLVFLLWGNSAQAKIRLIDETKHHILKSAHPSGLSANRGFFGCRHFSQTNEILERLGLSTIDWQV, encoded by the exons ATGGCGTCGTCCCCTCCCACCGCCGCCAAATCCATCGCCGACTTCTTCGTCCGCCCCGCCAAGCGCCTccgctccagctccagcaccGTCCCCGCCACCACaacccccgccgcctccctctcctcctcctcctcctccgccgccgcctcgctctcGCCGGAGCAGCGCCGTCGCGCCGACACCAACCTcgcgctcgcccgcgcccgccgcaaCCTTCACCTCGCCAAGTCCAAAG cGTCCGGGGGCGAggcgaagctggaggagctgcTCGTGGAGGAGACGTGGCTGGAGGCGCTACCCGGGGAGCTGCGCAAGCCCTACGCGCTCGAGCTCTGCCGCTTCGTCGCCCAGGAGCGGCTGCACGGCAAGGTCCCCGTCTACCCGCCGCCCCACCTGGTGTTCCACGCGCTCCACTCTACTCCATTCGACAACGTCAAAGCCGTCATCATCGGCCAG GATCCATACCATGGTCCTGGTCAGGCCATGGGTTTGTCTTTCTCAGTACCAGAGGGAATCAAAATTCCTTCCAGCCTAACAAACATATTTAAAGAGCTTCATAAGGATCTAGGTTGTACCGTGCCCTCACATGGGAATTTGGAAAGATGGGCTGTGCAG GGTGTTCTTATGCTCAACACTGTGCTAACTG TGAGGGAACATCAAGCAAATTCGCATGCCAAGAAAGGGTGGGAGCAGTTTACTGATGCTGTCATCAAGACAATATCGCAAAAGAAATCAGGATTAGTCTTTCTTCTCTGGGGAAACTCAGCTCAAGCGAAGATAAG ATTGATTGATGAAACAAAACATCACATTTTAAAATCTGCCCATCCATCAGGCCTGTCTGCAAACAGAGGTTTCTTCGGATGCAG GCACTTCTCACAAACGAATGAGATCTTGGAGAGGCTAGGACTATCCACTATCGATTGGCAGGTCTAG
- the LOC100835482 gene encoding uncharacterized protein LOC100835482 → MFLTEKYHALLPFHHHRKAPPSPSPAVVAASDASSGSRFEAALAARLGTLLPLLASSSPLALLARVADLLAATLADAAPALLAGAGGDASAAAVAEHLEAGVALLDACNAIAARVDRLRRRRLLARFALHLLSPPQPLSASSTARARAALADRAAVDPNSPPLPSIPFHPPRRHKPAAAAARVLLAVNAVSSLAASAAAAILDHSNTKTTTLLVPVTSNLPWAEPFNAVSISLSALALSSASTTEADAEEESVGKLASALENEEGSDEAAVRAAAKEVEARTEELAARLDRLSDAVNGVFRAALRLRDAELGTFMAAGPALQTPRK, encoded by the coding sequence ATGTTCCTCACCGAGAAGTACCACGCGCTCCTCCCcttccaccaccaccgcaaggcgccgccgtcgccgtcgccggcggtggTAGCAGCGTCGGACGCGAGCTCGGGGTCCCGCTtcgaggcggcgctcgcggcgcggctcgggaccctgctgccgctgctggcgTCTTCCTCGCCGCTCGCGCTCCTGGCGCGGGTCGCCGACCTCCTGGCGGCCacgctcgccgacgccgcgcccgcgctcctcgcaggcgccggcggggacgcgtccgccgccgccgtggccgagcACCTCGAGGCCGGGGTggcgctgctggacgcctgcaacgccatcgccgcccgcgtcgaccgcctccgccgccgccgcctcctcgcccgcTTCGCGCTccacctcctctcccccccGCAGCCTTTATCCGCATCCTCCACCGCCCGCGCGCGGGCCGCCctcgccgaccgcgccgccgtggaTCCGAATTCCCCGCCGCTCCCTTCAATCCCTTTCCACCCTCCCCGCCGCCacaagcccgccgccgccgccgcgcgcgtgcTCCTCGCCGTCAACGccgtctcctccctcgccgcctccgccgccgccgccatcctcgacCACAGCAACACCAAGACCACAACCCTCCTCGTCCCCGTCACCAGCAACCTCCCGTGGGCGGAGCCCTTCAACGCGGTCTCCATCAGCCTCTCCGCCCtcgccctctcctccgcctccaccaccgaAGCGGACGCCGAGGAGGAATCCGTCGGCAAGCTCGCGTCGGCACTCGAGAACGAAGAGGGTTCagacgaggcggcggtgcgCGCGGCCGCGAAAGAGGTGGAGGCGCGGACGGAGGAGCTGGCGGCGCGGCTGGACCGGCTCTCCGACGCCGTCAACGGCGTCTTCCGCGCcgcgctccgcctccgcgACGCCGAGCTCGGCACCTTCATGGCCGCGGGACCCGCCCTGCAGACTCCGCGCAAATAG